The following proteins are co-located in the Bos indicus isolate NIAB-ARS_2022 breed Sahiwal x Tharparkar chromosome 8, NIAB-ARS_B.indTharparkar_mat_pri_1.0, whole genome shotgun sequence genome:
- the OR2K2 gene encoding olfactory receptor 2K2 encodes MQGENLTSWSFFFLEGFSRYPKLEIVLFIFSLLMYLITLLGNSILILITVVDSRLQTPMYLFLGNLSFMDICYTSASIPTLLVNLLSSQKTIIFSGCAVQMYLSLAMGSTECVLLAVMAYDRYVAICSPLRYPVIMNRQVCVQMATISWVTGSLTALLETSFALRIPRCGNLIDHFTCEILAVLKLACTRSLLMDTVMLVISVLLLPIPMLLICISYVFILSTILRISSAEGRNKAFSTCGAHLTVVILYYGAALSMYLKPSSSGSQEIDKIISLLYGVLTPMLNPIIYSLRNKEVKDAVKKVLGKMYLQQTQEHL; translated from the coding sequence ATGCAAGGCGAAAATCTCACCAGCTGGAGTTTCTTTTTCCTGGAAGGTTTTTCTAGATACCCAAAGTTAGAGATTGTTCTCTTCATCTTCAGCCTTTTAATGTATCTGATAACCCTCTTGGGCAACAGCATTCTTATTTTAATCACTGTCGTAGACTCACGCCTTCAGACTCCCATGTACTTGTTCCTTGGAAATCTCTCTTTCATGGATATTTGTTACACATCTGCTTCGATTCCTACTTTGCTGGTGAACTTGCTGTCATCCCAGAAAACCatcatcttttctgggtgtgcTGTACAGATGTATCTGTCCCTTGCCATGGGCTCCACGGAGTGTGTGCTCCTGGCTGTGATGGCGTATGACCGTTATGTGGCCATTTGCAGCCCGCTGAGATACCCCGTCATCATGAACAGACAGGTCTGTGTGCAGATGGCCACCATCTCCTGGGTGACGGGCTCTCTGACAGCCCTGCTGGAAACCAGCTTCGCCCTACGGATACCCCGCTGTGGGAATCTCATTGACCACTTCACGTGTGAAATTCTGGCAGTGCTGAAGCTAGCTTGCACACGGTCTCTGCTCATGGACACAGTCATGCTGGTGATCAGTGTGCTCCTCCTGCCCATTCCAATGCTCTTaatttgcatctcttatgtcttcatCCTTTCCACTATTCTGAGAATCAGCTCAGCAGAGGGCAGAAACAAAGCTTTTTCTACTTGTGGTGCCCACTTGACTGTGGTCATCTTGTATTACGGGGCTGCCCTCTCCATGTACCTAAAGCCTTCTTCATCAGGCTCACAAGAAATAGATAAAATCATCTCATTGCTTTATGGAGTGCTTACGCCTATGCTGAATCCCATAATTTACAGTTTAAGAAACAAAGAAGTCAAAGATGCGGTGAAAAAAGTGCTGGGCAAAATGTACTTACAACAAACACAGGAACATCTCTGA